One window of the Serinus canaria isolate serCan28SL12 chromosome 9, serCan2020, whole genome shotgun sequence genome contains the following:
- the PFKL gene encoding ATP-dependent 6-phosphofructokinase, liver type isoform X2 encodes MAAAELERLRMAGAGMAIAVLTSGGDAQGMNAAVRAVTRMGIYVGAKVFLIYEGYEGLVEGGDNIKQANWLSVSNIIQLGGTVIGSARCKAFTTRAGRLRAARNLVEHGITNLCVIGGDGSLTGADIFRSEWAGLLEELLRDGQISEEVARKNCHLNIVGLVGSIDNDFCGTDMTIGTDSALHRIMEVVDAITTTAQSHQRTFVLEVMGRHCGYLALVSGLASGADWLFIPESPPEDGWEDLMCERLGETRSRGSRLNIIIIAEGAIDRSGKPISSNYVKDLVVQRLGFDTRVTVLGHVQRGGTPSAFDRVLSSKMGMEAVMALLEATPDTPACVVSHSGNQSVRLPLMECVQVTKDVQKAMDEKRFEEAIQLRGRSFENNWNIYKLLAHQKPAQEKSPFSMAILNVGAPAAGMNAAVRSAVRIGICQGHTIYVVNDGFEGLAKGQIREVGWHDVAGWLGRGGSMLGTKRTLPKTCMEKIVENVRKFNIQGLLVIGGFEAYEGVLQLVEARGQYEELCIVMCVIPATISNNVPGTDFSLGSDTAVNAAMESCDRIKQSASGTKRRVFIVETMGGYCGYLSTVTGIAVGADAAYVYEDPFTIHDLKANVEHLTDKMKTDIQRGLVLRNEKCHEHYTTEFLYNLYSSEGKGIFDCRINVLGHLQQGGAPTPFDRNYGTKLGVKAVLWMSEKLQQVYSKGRVFANSGDTACVIGLRKKVVAFSPVTELKKVTDFEHRLPQEQWWLNLRLMLKMLANYQISLTEYISGQMEHVTRRTLSIEKGF; translated from the exons ATGGCGGCGGCGGAGCTGGAACGGCTGCGGATGGCGGGGGCCGGGATGGCCATCGCCGTCCTCACCAGCGGCGGCGACGCGCAAG GCATGAACGCCGCTGTCCGCGCTGTCACCCGCATGGGGATATACGTGGGAGCCAAGGTCTTCCTCATCTACGAG GGCTACGAGGGGCTGGTGGAGGGGGGTGACAACATCAAGCAAGCCAACTGGCTCAGCGTCTCCAACATCATCCAGCTG GGCGGGACGGTGATCGGCAGCGCCCGCTGCAAGGCCTTCACCACGCGGGCGGGCCGGCTCCGGGCCGCCCGCAACCTGGTGGAGCACGGCATCACCAACCTGTGCGTCATCGGCGGCGACGGCAGCCTCACCGGCGCGGACATCTTCCGCTCCGAGTGGGCTGGGCTGCTCGAGGAGCTGCTCCGAGATG GGCAGATCAGCGAGGAGGTGGCGAGGAAGAACTGCCACCTGAACATCGTGGGGCTGGTGGGCTCCATCGACAACGACTTCTGCGGCACCGACATGACCATCGGCACCGACTCGGCGCTGCACCGCATCATGGAGGTCGTGGATGCCATCACCACCACGGCACAGAG CCACCAGCGGACCTTCGTGCTGGAGGTGATGGGTCGCCACTGCGG GTACCTGGCGCTGGTGTCCGGCCTGGCCTCGGGCGCTGACTGGCTCTTCATCCCTGAATCCCCTCCGGAGGACGGCTGGGAGGACCTCATGTGCGAGAGGCTCGGGGAG ACACGCAGCCGGGGCTCGCGGCtcaacatcatcatcatcgCCGAGGGCGCCATCGACCGCAGCGGCAAACCCATCTCCTCCAACTACGTGAAGGAT CTGGTGGTGCAACGCCTGGGCTTCGACACGCGGGTCACCGTCCTCGGCCACGTGCAGCGCGGAGGGACCCCGTCCGCCTTTGACCGCGTGCTG AGCAGCAAGATGGGGATGGAGGCGGTGATGGCGCTGCTGGAGGCCACGCCGGACACCCCGGCCTGTGTGGTCAGCCACTCCGGGAACCAGTCGGTGCGGCTGCCACTCATGGAGTGTGTCCAGGTG ACAAAGGATGTGCAGAAGGCCATGGACGAGAAGAGGTTTGAGGAAGCCATCCAGCTCCGTGGaag GAGCTTTGAGAACAACTGGAACATCTACAAGCTGCTGGCGCACCAGAAGCCAGCTCAGGAGAAG AGCCCCTTTAGCATGGCCATTCTGAACGTGGGAGCGCCGGCCGCCGGCATGAACGCTGCTGTGCGCTCGGCCGTGCGCATCGGCATCTGCCAGGGACACACCATCTACGTGGTGAATGACGGCTTCGAGGGCCTGGCCAAGGGGCAG ATCCGCGAGGTGGGCTGGCATGACGTGGCAGGATGGCTGGGCCGTGGTGGCTCCATGCTGGGCACCAAGCG GACACTGCCCAAGACCTGCATGGAGAAGATTGTGGAGAATGTGCGCAAATTCAAcatccaggggctgctggtCATTGGGGGCTTTGAG GCGTACGAGggggtgctgcagctggtggaggCACGCGGGCAGTATGAGGAGCTCTGCATCGTCATGTGCGTCATCCCCGCCACCATCAGCAACAACGTGCCCGGCACCGACTTCAGCCTGGGCTCCGACACGGCCGTCAACGCTGCCATGGAG AGCTGCGACCGCATCAAGCAGTCGGCCTCGGGCACCAAGCGCCGCGTGTTCATTGTGGAGACCATGGGGGGCTACTGCGGGTACCTGTCCACGGTCACCGGCATCGCCGTGGGCGCCGACGCTGCCTACGTCTATGAAGATCCCTTCACTATCCACGACTTAAAG GCCAACGTGGAGCACTTGACTGACAAAATGAAGACGGATATCCAGAGGGGGCTGGTGCTGCG caatGAGAAGTGCCACGAGCACTACACCACCGAGTTCCTCTACAACCTTTACTCCTCCGAGGGCAAAGGCATCTTTGACTGCAGGATCAACGTCCTGGGCCACCTCCAGCAG GGGGGAGCACCGACCCCCTTTGACCGGAACTACGGGACCAAGCTGGGAGTGAAGGCGGTGCTGTGGATGTCAGAGAAGCTGCAACAAGTCTACAGCAAGG GGCGTGTGTTTGCCAACTCTGGAGACACTGCCTGTGTGATCGGGCTGCGGAAGAAGGTGGTGGCCT
- the PFKL gene encoding ATP-dependent 6-phosphofructokinase, liver type isoform X1, giving the protein MAAAELERLRMAGAGMAIAVLTSGGDAQGMNAAVRAVTRMGIYVGAKVFLIYEGYEGLVEGGDNIKQANWLSVSNIIQLGGTVIGSARCKAFTTRAGRLRAARNLVEHGITNLCVIGGDGSLTGADIFRSEWAGLLEELLRDGQISEEVARKNCHLNIVGLVGSIDNDFCGTDMTIGTDSALHRIMEVVDAITTTAQSHQRTFVLEVMGRHCGYLALVSGLASGADWLFIPESPPEDGWEDLMCERLGETRSRGSRLNIIIIAEGAIDRSGKPISSNYVKDLVVQRLGFDTRVTVLGHVQRGGTPSAFDRVLSSKMGMEAVMALLEATPDTPACVVSHSGNQSVRLPLMECVQVTKDVQKAMDEKRFEEAIQLRGRSFENNWNIYKLLAHQKPAQEKSPFSMAILNVGAPAAGMNAAVRSAVRIGICQGHTIYVVNDGFEGLAKGQIREVGWHDVAGWLGRGGSMLGTKRTLPKTCMEKIVENVRKFNIQGLLVIGGFEVRQNPRFSGDWGDSGHPRGIFLGCGSGCRASMSQSLGCLQAYEGVLQLVEARGQYEELCIVMCVIPATISNNVPGTDFSLGSDTAVNAAMESCDRIKQSASGTKRRVFIVETMGGYCGYLSTVTGIAVGADAAYVYEDPFTIHDLKANVEHLTDKMKTDIQRGLVLRNEKCHEHYTTEFLYNLYSSEGKGIFDCRINVLGHLQQGGAPTPFDRNYGTKLGVKAVLWMSEKLQQVYSKGRVFANSGDTACVIGLRKKVVAFSPVTELKKVTDFEHRLPQEQWWLNLRLMLKMLANYQISLTEYISGQMEHVTRRTLSIEKGF; this is encoded by the exons ATGGCGGCGGCGGAGCTGGAACGGCTGCGGATGGCGGGGGCCGGGATGGCCATCGCCGTCCTCACCAGCGGCGGCGACGCGCAAG GCATGAACGCCGCTGTCCGCGCTGTCACCCGCATGGGGATATACGTGGGAGCCAAGGTCTTCCTCATCTACGAG GGCTACGAGGGGCTGGTGGAGGGGGGTGACAACATCAAGCAAGCCAACTGGCTCAGCGTCTCCAACATCATCCAGCTG GGCGGGACGGTGATCGGCAGCGCCCGCTGCAAGGCCTTCACCACGCGGGCGGGCCGGCTCCGGGCCGCCCGCAACCTGGTGGAGCACGGCATCACCAACCTGTGCGTCATCGGCGGCGACGGCAGCCTCACCGGCGCGGACATCTTCCGCTCCGAGTGGGCTGGGCTGCTCGAGGAGCTGCTCCGAGATG GGCAGATCAGCGAGGAGGTGGCGAGGAAGAACTGCCACCTGAACATCGTGGGGCTGGTGGGCTCCATCGACAACGACTTCTGCGGCACCGACATGACCATCGGCACCGACTCGGCGCTGCACCGCATCATGGAGGTCGTGGATGCCATCACCACCACGGCACAGAG CCACCAGCGGACCTTCGTGCTGGAGGTGATGGGTCGCCACTGCGG GTACCTGGCGCTGGTGTCCGGCCTGGCCTCGGGCGCTGACTGGCTCTTCATCCCTGAATCCCCTCCGGAGGACGGCTGGGAGGACCTCATGTGCGAGAGGCTCGGGGAG ACACGCAGCCGGGGCTCGCGGCtcaacatcatcatcatcgCCGAGGGCGCCATCGACCGCAGCGGCAAACCCATCTCCTCCAACTACGTGAAGGAT CTGGTGGTGCAACGCCTGGGCTTCGACACGCGGGTCACCGTCCTCGGCCACGTGCAGCGCGGAGGGACCCCGTCCGCCTTTGACCGCGTGCTG AGCAGCAAGATGGGGATGGAGGCGGTGATGGCGCTGCTGGAGGCCACGCCGGACACCCCGGCCTGTGTGGTCAGCCACTCCGGGAACCAGTCGGTGCGGCTGCCACTCATGGAGTGTGTCCAGGTG ACAAAGGATGTGCAGAAGGCCATGGACGAGAAGAGGTTTGAGGAAGCCATCCAGCTCCGTGGaag GAGCTTTGAGAACAACTGGAACATCTACAAGCTGCTGGCGCACCAGAAGCCAGCTCAGGAGAAG AGCCCCTTTAGCATGGCCATTCTGAACGTGGGAGCGCCGGCCGCCGGCATGAACGCTGCTGTGCGCTCGGCCGTGCGCATCGGCATCTGCCAGGGACACACCATCTACGTGGTGAATGACGGCTTCGAGGGCCTGGCCAAGGGGCAG ATCCGCGAGGTGGGCTGGCATGACGTGGCAGGATGGCTGGGCCGTGGTGGCTCCATGCTGGGCACCAAGCG GACACTGCCCAAGACCTGCATGGAGAAGATTGTGGAGAATGTGCGCAAATTCAAcatccaggggctgctggtCATTGGGGGCTTTGAGGTGAGGCAGAATCCTCGGTTCAGTGGGGACTGGGGTGACTCTGGGCATCCCAGAGGAATCTTTCTGGGATGTGGAtctggctgcagggccagcatgTCCCAATCCCTCGGCTGCTTGCAGGCGTACGAGggggtgctgcagctggtggaggCACGCGGGCAGTATGAGGAGCTCTGCATCGTCATGTGCGTCATCCCCGCCACCATCAGCAACAACGTGCCCGGCACCGACTTCAGCCTGGGCTCCGACACGGCCGTCAACGCTGCCATGGAG AGCTGCGACCGCATCAAGCAGTCGGCCTCGGGCACCAAGCGCCGCGTGTTCATTGTGGAGACCATGGGGGGCTACTGCGGGTACCTGTCCACGGTCACCGGCATCGCCGTGGGCGCCGACGCTGCCTACGTCTATGAAGATCCCTTCACTATCCACGACTTAAAG GCCAACGTGGAGCACTTGACTGACAAAATGAAGACGGATATCCAGAGGGGGCTGGTGCTGCG caatGAGAAGTGCCACGAGCACTACACCACCGAGTTCCTCTACAACCTTTACTCCTCCGAGGGCAAAGGCATCTTTGACTGCAGGATCAACGTCCTGGGCCACCTCCAGCAG GGGGGAGCACCGACCCCCTTTGACCGGAACTACGGGACCAAGCTGGGAGTGAAGGCGGTGCTGTGGATGTCAGAGAAGCTGCAACAAGTCTACAGCAAGG GGCGTGTGTTTGCCAACTCTGGAGACACTGCCTGTGTGATCGGGCTGCGGAAGAAGGTGGTGGCCT